The Ipomoea triloba cultivar NCNSP0323 chromosome 13, ASM357664v1 genomic interval tttagtaatttttgttacgGAATTATAGAGCGTCACAgatatttgtaacaatttcatcacaaaaatgacaatattagtggcaatagtatttttttttctcacaattgTTTGTCATTTATAATGGTACTAAcgaattgtatttttattgacaaaatatgttgtcacaaatattataaacaagagtgaccaacaactatttgtcaccaaaagtattaaaatttgtgtccacattatattttgtcacaacTACATTCGTTCCCGCCATAATTATAATGGCgccaaaatgcacatacatttagtgacaacaaataGTGACAATGTATGTTACGACAGTATGattctagtaatagtgacaacttactggtaacaaatacttacttgtcacaattaccatACTATCAGTGACTAAAAAAAGGTTATCACAATTATCCCACATAATAGtgtcgaattatttttttggtcacaaaatgtgtattatttgtgactaaacTACAAAGTGTCACTAAATGTCTTCATTCTTGTAGTGATTCATACATTTCATACTTACCTCTAGCGCATATATCTATCCTAAGAGTACAGTGACTCGAACCGTCTCAGGGACAAAGatttgtgagaccgtcttagACAAATTTTTGTCATATCTATCCTAATTATCTTATTATATATGCAGACATAATCTCTTTCTGCACTCCGCTCTTGTGCTTACAAGGAAGGTACCTAATTCAGTACGCGGTGTTAATGTAAGTCCAAAGTAAAATCAAGTTTACAACATTGAATTGTtatatttcatctttaattattttcacataattaaatttaaaggaCAATTCTTAGCTATTAAAACATATCACTTTaacatataaagtatatatatatgaattgaataaaACCAAGTTTACAACATTGAAGAAGCCAATTTGCTGTCTTATGTTGCTTTTTCGATAGATGCCTCAAAGGCTATAATATCGATCATCGTTTACGTTTTGTTCGATTAGTGTAGTCCCAAGGTCTGCGAACCGAGGGGCGCACTCGCTTGCTTCCTTAGCTTATTCACAGACTCATTCTTTGTACTGGGATACTATCCCACCTGATTTTATCACGTCTTTGATTTAATGCAACTTGAttggttggttttcaaaaaaaatatatgaattgaatagATTGAATCTTCTTGTTggagtatatataataaatgaataattagtttatttttaattgtgggCACTGCATGCAGGATGCATGTCGATATTTCTTGATCGAGAGTGGATTTGCATTATTCGTTGCGTTCCTAATAAACGTTGCAGTTGTGTCTGTATCGGGTACGGTTTGTTCAAATGGAAAGCTATCTAAGGATGATTTGGATCATTGCAGCGACCTCTCTTTGAATTCTGcttcttttcttcttaaggtACTTATATTCACACAAGgggaaataataaaataatcaaatttataGTGATAGATTCTCCTTAGTTAGTAgcttattattaattaagaaattaataatatatattaattattatgttggCAGAATGTTCTTGGAAAATCAAGCTCCACTGTTTACGCCATTGCTTTGTTGGCCTCAGGCCAAAGCTCCACCATCACCGGTACATATGCAGGACAGTATATCATGCAggttgttatttttattttattttattacacaATACATTTGATTAAAACTTATCATAAGTCTACGATAGAAATCGGCACGACCCCAAGGGTACCTCGATCATGTACATATACCCATAGTACCCCgtacaactttttgaattgtACCTGGCTTAGTGCAACAAGTACGGATCGAATATTAATGAATTGCATTCTTATTTCATGTTGCGCTAACTGGTGcactaaattttataaattcaaaTGCAAAATACATATTCTGAtgaataattgtagaatttaatttttcctcttcttaatttaattacttttctatatatatgaattagcTAGCAAATAAGTTTAAAGGGAGTTgtgaatatatgtatgtatatagggTTTCTTGGACCTTAAGATGAAGAAATGGAGTAGGAACCTGATGACTCGGTGCATTGCCATCACTCCCAGCCTTATTGTGTCCATCATCGGAGGCTCCTCGGGCGCTGGTCGTCTAATTATCATTGCATCGGTTCgtctttaattttaaacttaCATAACTACACTCTTCACTTCACTTCTATATACAAGTTGTGTATGTATTACcatgtacatatataaacatacacTAATGGTCGGGCAACCCAAACTAAGTTGGTCAAACTGTTGATTTGGTAACCATAATGTTATAAGTTCGACTCTCAGAGTCAGCGGTTTATTAGTCTTCTTGGTTTAAGCCAGCTAGCTATAAGTAACCTAGCCTAGTTTACTTACTTGTAGCCCTTTGCGGATTAGGATTACAAGGCATGATTTACGTACCCACTGCACAATTTTGAATAGTGGATGCGGATTTCTcttgtcacctttttttttttttttctaaaacatacattaatattatatacattttaatttgtataagcTACATGTATAATaatgactttttatttttatttttgttaaccAATCAAATTTAGTTTAATACTTCCTTTATTATTTGATCCCGATGTCTTGCAGATGATACTATCGTTTGAACTCCCATTTGCCCTAATTCCTCTACTTAAATTCAGTAGTAGTTCAACAAAGATGGGACCCTACAAGAACTCCATATATGTAAGCTTcccattcaattttttttttaattggctaaaataacaatttagtacctatatattatatatggtcaattttttcataatatcaattttagtttatgtttttaatattttaattggttaattatattttattttttttttctcatattttaattaattatgcatGGCTTacaaatgagaaataattttatgtGTGCGTGTAGATCATCGTAGTGTCATGGATATTGGGGTTAGGAATCATCGGCATCAACATCTATTACCTCAGCACAGCCTTCGTGGATTGGCTAATTCATAACAACTTGCCCAAAGCCGGAAACGTGTTGGTGGGAATTGTAGTGTTCCCCTTGATGGCTATCTACGTTGTTTCCGTGATTTACCTAATGTTTCGCAAAGACAAAGTCGTCACCTTCATTCAACCAAACGATGACTCCAAATTGGACAAtgccaacaacaacaacgtttGTATGACGCCCATTGACAATGGTTTCCCCCACACTCTGCCCTAATTATCTCGCCCCCCCCAATACTTCTGCCTCTTTATTAATTATCTCACCACGCCCAATACTTCTGCACTGTCTCTTTGTTAATTATCTCGTTATGCCCAATATTTCTGCCCGACCTCTTTGTTTCTGGTTTCAACTTCTACTCTCACTCTATGAACACTTTTGTGGGGCCAGcatgataaaaataacttatatTCTTATTTACTACATCAGAGGGTAAAAGTGAAgaagtagaatttgagagtatacATAGTAAACTTTTGTTTTTCCTGCCTTGTGATTTCAGTGGAGGGTCTATATACACATACCCACCTAACAACCCATATATAgactatatctat includes:
- the LOC116002781 gene encoding metal transporter Nramp5-like, with protein sequence MGSLEQQQAGVVGGGSHRIVAVDASPLPSDSTNKLHLDLQEEHNKKPGWRKFISYVGPGFMVSLAYLDPGNLETDLQAGADHRYELLWVVLIGLVFALIIQSLAANLGVSTGKHLSELCKAEYPKYVKYCLWLLAEIAVIAADIPEVIGTAFALNILFHIPLWVGVLCTGLSTLLLLSLQRYGVRKLELLIAVLVFLMAACFFGEMAYVKPPAEDVFKGMFIPKLSGKGATADAIALLGALVMPHNLFLHSALVLTRKVPNSVRGVNDACRYFLIESGFALFVAFLINVAVVSVSGTVCSNGKLSKDDLDHCSDLSLNSASFLLKNVLGKSSSTVYAIALLASGQSSTITGTYAGQYIMQGFLDLKMKKWSRNLMTRCIAITPSLIVSIIGGSSGAGRLIIIASMILSFELPFALIPLLKFSSSSTKMGPYKNSIYIIVVSWILGLGIIGINIYYLSTAFVDWLIHNNLPKAGNVLVGIVVFPLMAIYVVSVIYLMFRKDKVVTFIQPNDDSKLDNANNNNVCMTPIDNGFPHTLP